In the genome of Pseudomonas fluorescens, the window ATCAAACCGATGTCCAAGGCCTGCCCGGCGTTGATCGATTCCCCGGTCAGCGCCATTTTCATGGCATGGGCCGCTGGAATTGCACGCAGCAAGTACTGCACGCCACCGGCCGCCGGAATGGTCGCGTCGCACACCTCAGGCAAGCCGAACGTGGCGCTGGCCGAGGCAATGCGCAGATCGCATTGCAGCGCCAGCTCAAGACCGCCCCCCAGGCAGGCCCCATTGATGGCGGCAATCACCGGTTTCCAGATGTCCAGGTCGCTGAGGTCGAACAGCCGGCTGTAGCCGCCCTCCTCGGCTTCGGTTTCGCGGCTTTTGAGGGTGCCGGCGACAAAACCGGATGCCGCCAGCAACGACTCCTTGTGGCTTGCACCGCTGCAAAACGCGCGCTCGCCGGCACCGGTCAAGACGATCACCCGCACCTGCTCGTCATCCTGGCAGGCACCCAGGGTCTTGCGCAGGTGCATCAGATCGCTGACGCTCAGCGCGTTGTTCGACTGTTGCGCATCGAGCGTGATGAGTGCCACGTGATCGATGATCTTGAACTGAATGGCCATGGTGTAACTCCTGCGCT includes:
- a CDS encoding enoyl-CoA hydratase-related protein, which produces MAIQFKIIDHVALITLDAQQSNNALSVSDLMHLRKTLGACQDDEQVRVIVLTGAGERAFCSGASHKESLLAASGFVAGTLKSRETEAEEGGYSRLFDLSDLDIWKPVIAAINGACLGGGLELALQCDLRIASASATFGLPEVCDATIPAAGGVQYLLRAIPAAHAMKMALTGESINAGQALDIGLIIELLPKDRLLAAALDLAERIAANGPLAVQSIKRLALQSAHLAPRDFVTQAHLHWGLLRDSEDHAEGRMAQVEQRSPKYTGT